From a single Kitasatospora sp. NBC_00458 genomic region:
- a CDS encoding class I SAM-dependent methyltransferase yields the protein MTTTPATPAHAPDTVPPRGDFSGDVADYYADHRRGYPPPVLDALRTAFGLDAHPAIGDLALDLGCGTGQLALPLAAHVRTVIGMDPEPDMLRRARAAAERDGVRNALWLLGTDADVPALAALLPDRRPLGVTVIGNAIHWMRPEELFRTLHPLTRPGGGVAVIANGTPVWVQDTDWSRALRAALEEHFGRPLAASCGTAAAERDQYARALSAAGFADVGESVLDYEDTLTPDRLLGTVFSAIPASELPAPADRPAFAARLRAALPEPGEDGYREHVRVSVLTGRA from the coding sequence ATGACGACGACGCCCGCCACTCCCGCCCACGCCCCCGACACCGTGCCCCCGCGCGGCGACTTCTCCGGTGACGTGGCCGACTACTACGCCGACCACCGCCGCGGCTACCCGCCGCCCGTCCTCGACGCGCTGCGCACCGCCTTCGGCCTGGACGCCCACCCCGCCATCGGCGACCTCGCACTCGACCTCGGCTGCGGCACCGGCCAACTCGCCCTCCCGCTCGCCGCCCACGTCCGCACCGTCATCGGCATGGACCCCGAACCGGACATGCTCCGCCGGGCCAGGGCCGCCGCCGAACGCGACGGCGTGCGCAACGCGCTCTGGCTGCTCGGCACCGACGCCGACGTCCCGGCCCTGGCCGCGCTGCTGCCCGACCGCCGCCCGCTCGGCGTGACGGTGATCGGCAACGCCATCCACTGGATGCGCCCCGAGGAGCTGTTCCGCACCCTCCACCCGCTCACCCGCCCGGGCGGCGGCGTCGCGGTGATCGCCAACGGCACTCCCGTCTGGGTCCAGGACACCGACTGGTCACGCGCCCTGCGGGCCGCCCTGGAGGAGCACTTCGGCCGTCCGCTCGCCGCCTCCTGCGGCACCGCCGCCGCCGAACGCGACCAGTACGCCCGCGCGCTGAGCGCCGCCGGGTTCGCGGACGTGGGCGAGAGCGTCCTCGACTACGAGGACACACTGACCCCGGACCGGCTGCTCGGCACCGTCTTCTCCGCCATCCCCGCCTCCGAGCTGCCGGCCCCGGCCGACCGCCCCGCCTTCGCCGCCCGGCTGCGCGCCGCGCTGCCCGAGCCCGGCGAGGACGGCTACCGGGAGCACGTCCGGGTCTCCGTCCTCACCGGGCGCGCGTAG
- a CDS encoding RNA polymerase sigma factor, which translates to MSTPEPAVDDLLRTLAPQVVGVLTRRHGDFATAEDAVQEALLDASAQWPAEGLPRNPRGWLLHVAGRRMTEQVRSEQARRRREDLVAGQVPADRLAAPPADAEDDGARDDTLTLLFLCCHPALSPASAIALTLRSVGGLTTGEIARAFLVPEATMGRRISRAKQQIKSSGVPFRMPERGTSEWAVRLDAVLHVLYLVFNEGYASSSGPDLRRVDLSREAIRLTRAVHALLPTDAEAAGLLALMLLTEARGPARTGPDGELVPLAEQDRTRWDAAAIAEGIALVTAALPRGPVGPYQVQAAIAAVHDEARTAAGTDWPQILALYGVLARISDNPLITLNRAVATAMVDGAAVGLALLADVPPELADHHRLYAVRAYLHELAGEREAAVADYRAAARRTASLPERHHLSLRAARLAAPGGEASADDGPVHGAPARAASADSDQPPEALR; encoded by the coding sequence GTGAGCACACCCGAACCGGCCGTCGACGACCTGCTGCGCACCCTCGCGCCGCAGGTCGTCGGCGTGCTCACCCGCCGCCACGGTGACTTCGCCACCGCCGAGGACGCCGTCCAGGAGGCCCTGCTGGACGCCTCCGCCCAGTGGCCGGCCGAGGGCCTGCCGCGCAACCCGCGCGGCTGGCTGCTCCATGTCGCCGGCCGCCGGATGACCGAACAGGTCCGCAGCGAACAGGCCCGCCGTCGGCGCGAGGACCTGGTGGCCGGGCAGGTCCCGGCCGACCGGCTGGCCGCGCCCCCGGCCGACGCGGAGGACGACGGCGCCCGGGACGACACGCTCACCCTGCTCTTCCTCTGCTGCCACCCCGCCCTCTCGCCCGCCTCGGCGATCGCGCTCACCCTGCGCTCGGTCGGCGGGCTGACGACCGGCGAGATCGCCCGCGCCTTCCTCGTCCCCGAGGCGACCATGGGCCGGCGGATCAGCCGGGCCAAGCAGCAGATCAAGTCCTCCGGCGTGCCGTTCCGGATGCCGGAGCGGGGGACCTCCGAGTGGGCGGTCCGGCTGGACGCGGTGCTGCACGTGCTCTACCTGGTCTTCAACGAGGGTTACGCCAGCAGTTCCGGCCCCGACCTGCGGCGCGTCGACCTCTCCCGGGAGGCGATCCGCCTCACCCGGGCCGTCCACGCGCTGCTCCCCACCGACGCCGAGGCGGCCGGACTGCTCGCGCTGATGCTGCTCACCGAGGCCCGGGGCCCGGCCCGCACCGGCCCGGACGGCGAACTCGTCCCGCTCGCCGAGCAGGACCGCACCCGCTGGGACGCCGCCGCGATCGCCGAGGGCATCGCCCTGGTCACGGCCGCCCTGCCGCGCGGCCCGGTCGGTCCGTACCAGGTGCAGGCGGCGATCGCGGCCGTCCACGACGAGGCGCGGACCGCCGCCGGGACCGACTGGCCGCAGATCCTCGCCCTGTACGGGGTGTTGGCCCGGATCTCCGACAATCCGCTGATCACCCTGAACCGGGCGGTCGCCACCGCCATGGTGGACGGCGCGGCCGTCGGCCTCGCCCTGCTCGCCGACGTGCCGCCCGAACTCGCCGACCACCACCGGCTGTACGCGGTCCGGGCGTACCTGCACGAGCTGGCGGGGGAGCGGGAGGCCGCCGTCGCCGACTACCGCGCCGCCGCCCGCCGCACCGCCAGCCTCCCGGAACGCCACCACCTCAGCCTGCGCGCCGCCCGGCTGGCCGCCCCGGGCGGGGAGGCGTCCGCCGACGACGGGCCCGTCCACGGCGCGCCCGCCCGTGCGGCGTCCGCCGACAGCGATCAGCCGCCTGAAGCGCTCCGGTGA
- a CDS encoding YciI family protein has translation MKYMLLMQFSEQTADFPKIDEWKPEEIQAHIRFMRDTNTKLAEDGELVDAQGLAMPETARIVRSHSGGAPVVTEGPFPESKEWVAGWWIVDCDTEGRAVEIAAAVSAAPGPGGAPLNMPIEVRQVMSAPPTEQ, from the coding sequence ATGAAGTACATGCTGCTGATGCAGTTCAGCGAGCAGACCGCCGACTTCCCGAAGATCGACGAGTGGAAGCCCGAGGAGATCCAGGCGCACATCCGGTTCATGCGGGACACCAACACCAAGCTCGCCGAGGACGGCGAACTGGTCGACGCCCAGGGCCTGGCCATGCCGGAGACCGCCCGGATCGTCCGCTCGCACAGCGGCGGCGCCCCGGTCGTCACCGAGGGCCCGTTCCCCGAGAGCAAGGAGTGGGTGGCCGGCTGGTGGATCGTGGACTGCGACACCGAGGGCCGGGCCGTCGAGATCGCGGCCGCCGTCTCCGCCGCGCCCGGCCCGGGCGGGGCACCGCTGAACATGCCGATCGAGGTGCGCCAGGTGATGTCGGCCCCGCCCACCGAGCAGTGA
- a CDS encoding S1 family peptidase, with amino-acid sequence MRIAGALTAATVGVLVNTTSTPAGAVAGDPAADGSYAYTARIAIGDNFRACTGALVDRSWVITAASCFADDPAQPAALAAGVPKWRTTVTVGRTDLAGGAGQQVEVAELVPRQDRDLVMARLATPVDGVVPVGVAASAPVAGQSLRVPGYGRTKADWIANRLHSGVFTLGAVGSTAIDTTGTGGAAVCKGDTGAPVVRETNGTAELVAVASRSWQGGCLGVPATETRTGAVNSRVDDLGVWIKGLRLRTADVQAGTHVQIVGSDDTQYDAVADYTVPTWKGAWTPLGEQHLLKVDSVAIGDTLHMYAVLDNGRVYGRDGKVGGRWGEWNEVPGDAVGAKDITATVRGTTNLVDLEIVGSDGSLYATTGDYNTGLWRPVWDKIGDNHLKAVTSAYFDNATHVFAIKEDDKVYTRTADCTADGWVELPGSLPGVKAISASTHGTTIDLAIAGTDAFYSTSGHFDTGFWDPQWSKISDNRLTAITSTTSNNVVHVYAVNKDDFKVYGIDADYNAGRWNGWGEVPGGAAGAKAITATTAG; translated from the coding sequence TTGCGCATCGCCGGAGCACTGACCGCAGCGACCGTCGGGGTGCTCGTCAACACCACGTCCACCCCCGCCGGCGCGGTGGCCGGCGATCCGGCTGCCGACGGCTCGTACGCGTACACGGCGCGGATCGCGATCGGTGACAACTTCCGTGCCTGCACCGGTGCTCTCGTCGACCGTAGTTGGGTGATCACGGCGGCGTCCTGCTTCGCCGACGATCCGGCCCAGCCGGCCGCGCTCGCCGCCGGTGTGCCGAAGTGGCGCACGACCGTCACCGTCGGCCGTACCGACCTGGCCGGCGGTGCCGGCCAGCAGGTCGAGGTCGCCGAGCTGGTTCCCCGGCAGGACCGTGACCTGGTGATGGCCCGTCTGGCCACGCCCGTCGACGGTGTCGTCCCGGTCGGGGTGGCCGCGTCCGCTCCGGTCGCGGGCCAGAGCCTGCGGGTGCCCGGTTACGGTCGGACCAAGGCCGACTGGATTGCGAACCGTCTTCACTCGGGTGTGTTCACCCTCGGTGCGGTGGGTTCGACGGCGATCGACACCACCGGTACCGGCGGCGCGGCGGTCTGCAAGGGCGACACCGGTGCGCCGGTGGTCCGGGAGACGAACGGCACGGCCGAACTGGTCGCCGTCGCGTCGCGTTCCTGGCAGGGCGGTTGCCTGGGCGTGCCCGCCACCGAGACCCGCACCGGCGCCGTCAACAGCCGCGTCGACGACCTCGGCGTGTGGATCAAGGGCCTGCGGCTGCGGACGGCGGACGTCCAGGCCGGCACCCACGTGCAGATCGTCGGCTCCGACGACACGCAGTACGACGCGGTGGCCGACTACACCGTGCCCACCTGGAAGGGTGCCTGGACCCCGCTGGGCGAGCAGCACCTGCTGAAGGTCGACAGCGTCGCCATCGGCGACACCCTCCACATGTACGCCGTCCTCGACAACGGCCGTGTCTACGGCCGGGACGGCAAGGTCGGCGGCCGCTGGGGCGAGTGGAACGAGGTGCCCGGCGACGCGGTCGGCGCCAAGGACATCACCGCTACCGTCCGCGGCACCACCAACCTCGTCGACCTGGAGATCGTCGGCAGCGACGGCTCCCTCTACGCCACCACCGGCGACTACAACACCGGCCTGTGGCGGCCCGTCTGGGACAAGATCGGTGACAACCACCTGAAGGCCGTCACCAGCGCGTACTTCGACAACGCCACCCACGTCTTCGCCATCAAGGAGGACGACAAGGTCTACACCCGCACCGCCGACTGCACCGCCGACGGCTGGGTCGAGCTGCCCGGCAGCCTGCCCGGCGTGAAGGCGATCTCCGCCAGCACCCATGGCACCACCATCGACCTGGCGATCGCCGGCACCGACGCCTTCTACAGCACCAGCGGCCACTTCGACACCGGCTTCTGGGACCCGCAGTGGAGCAAGATCAGCGACAACCGGCTGACGGCGATCACCAGCACCACCTCCAACAACGTCGTGCACGTCTACGCCGTCAACAAGGACGACTTCAAGGTCTACGGCATCGACGCCGACTACAACGCCGGCCGCTGGAACGGCTGGGGCGAGGTCCCCGGCGGCGCCGCCGGGGCCAAGGCCATCACCGCCACCACCGCCGGCTGA
- a CDS encoding ALF repeat-containing protein, with amino-acid sequence MTVLALCVGTVGASPAADGGTSTGTAPISDRGRVLAAWLDGGRSTRTAAEKALLGTDAEVRAFLAGPQQAAAAEDDRVTALAVLGEGGKSVRQAVDQGLAGTPEALHTVLTGGLKPAWEEDLRVSVLTVVSLSDRSVRYAGEQALKTGTSEALLKFLSEGREAAQAEDDRIATMGLLGSGGPQVQLAAEEALKGTPADVAEFLRNGQHLARARDQERMTVAQLAAEAKAATARAKEETAAAKSAAERAVEATSKAKEAAERAERETAAAQNSSTVAASAAGKAADAAERAAEAARTAVDASSAARSAARAAANAAAAASSAASAAGQAAARAYRKASAAGANRAEASAARQAAQEARDAVVSANLAADAIEPLAQTVSDAASAARSAARAGANAAAASSAAAQAGGYAQAAGVQGQRAKQAAANANAAALAATAAANAAESLANQVATAAAEARKAATDAATHATAAAAAADEAANHAGEAGNQADQATAHADAAAQAADVATKAVDSAAKVEQTARAIEASQLETDKADALKAAGTAREQYEKEQAAQTDARTEEARADTETKRLLDEAVKPATSPGDAAALGRRAALRLAENGGSWTQESARAALSGTDEDVRAWLRSGRRLATEQDDRAKVAYVARDGQRPELRAAATTALNGNAQAVEAFLTQGQDAVQEDDFRVRILTVMNGSGRSVNAAGQLALDARTPQAYRRFLEVDQHKARAEDDRIIALTLLESGGPRLKAAAEVALAGPPTVLRAFVTTTQFRAFKSDTDTVVHVADIQRIIADAAADAATARQYAAEAGEVAAYARDQATEAGLYADQARVASGQAQGYAGQARESSRQADESAQRAAASAAQAKEAAKTAQADARTAAKSASDATTSASRATTHARSAYASAASAAASAVAAGKDAAAAAAARSEAEVVQAARIIEEQRAAAAAAAAAAAAAQQPAPVPPQNPSLIPLQGRGTDAPFSDQDDRNLHPPYDDPNAFEKARNLVRMGMTQVGITGAKGVFCGIGLKLSCPLFNHWDDGSGKPYVLNETQMKDVYGDTALQAELNREAMRYAQSAAEKCGGPAGTTCRVSLDSKWMGFKFESYNSDKFFAFRGIDYRITADNLTATVGSDGSVRLAGDYDFEISKAYNFDRGESIAGISFDLLAEAPSWGMARDYTVTGKTRGSLGVSNK; translated from the coding sequence GTGACCGTGCTCGCGCTCTGCGTGGGAACGGTGGGCGCCTCGCCGGCCGCGGACGGCGGGACGTCCACGGGGACCGCGCCGATCAGCGACCGCGGCCGGGTCCTCGCCGCGTGGCTGGACGGCGGCCGCTCGACCAGGACCGCCGCGGAGAAGGCACTGCTCGGTACGGACGCGGAAGTCCGCGCCTTCCTCGCCGGGCCGCAGCAGGCGGCCGCCGCGGAGGACGACCGGGTCACCGCACTCGCCGTCCTCGGCGAGGGCGGCAAGTCGGTCCGCCAGGCGGTGGACCAGGGACTGGCCGGCACCCCCGAGGCACTGCACACCGTCCTCACCGGCGGGCTCAAGCCGGCCTGGGAGGAGGACCTGCGCGTCTCCGTGCTGACCGTGGTCAGCCTGTCCGACCGCAGCGTGCGGTACGCGGGCGAGCAGGCGCTGAAGACCGGCACCAGCGAGGCGCTGCTGAAGTTCCTGAGCGAGGGCCGGGAGGCGGCGCAGGCCGAGGACGACCGGATCGCCACCATGGGCCTGCTGGGCTCCGGCGGACCGCAGGTCCAACTGGCGGCGGAGGAGGCGCTCAAGGGCACGCCCGCCGACGTCGCGGAGTTCCTGCGCAACGGCCAGCACCTGGCCCGGGCGAGGGACCAGGAGCGCATGACGGTCGCCCAGCTCGCCGCCGAGGCCAAGGCCGCCACCGCCAGGGCCAAGGAGGAGACCGCGGCGGCGAAGTCCGCCGCGGAGCGGGCCGTCGAGGCGACGTCCAAGGCCAAGGAGGCCGCGGAGCGCGCCGAGCGGGAGACCGCGGCCGCGCAGAACTCGTCGACGGTGGCGGCCAGTGCGGCCGGGAAGGCGGCCGACGCCGCCGAGCGCGCGGCGGAGGCGGCCAGGACCGCCGTCGACGCGTCGAGCGCCGCGCGGTCCGCGGCCCGGGCCGCGGCCAACGCCGCCGCCGCGGCCTCCTCCGCCGCCTCGGCGGCCGGACAGGCCGCGGCACGCGCCTACCGGAAGGCCAGCGCCGCCGGGGCCAACCGGGCGGAGGCCTCGGCTGCCCGCCAGGCCGCCCAGGAGGCGCGGGACGCGGTCGTGAGCGCCAACCTGGCGGCCGACGCCATCGAACCGCTCGCGCAGACGGTGTCCGACGCCGCCAGTGCCGCGCGGTCCGCCGCCCGCGCGGGCGCCAACGCCGCCGCGGCCTCCTCCGCCGCCGCCCAGGCGGGCGGGTACGCGCAGGCGGCCGGCGTCCAGGGCCAGCGGGCCAAGCAGGCCGCGGCCAACGCCAACGCCGCCGCGTTGGCCGCGACCGCCGCGGCCAACGCCGCCGAGTCGCTCGCCAACCAGGTGGCCACGGCCGCCGCCGAGGCCCGGAAAGCGGCCACCGACGCCGCCACGCACGCCACCGCCGCGGCCGCCGCCGCCGACGAGGCCGCGAACCACGCCGGCGAGGCGGGGAACCAGGCCGACCAGGCCACCGCCCACGCCGACGCCGCCGCGCAGGCCGCCGACGTCGCGACCAAGGCCGTCGACTCCGCCGCCAAGGTCGAGCAGACCGCCCGGGCGATCGAGGCCAGCCAGTTGGAGACCGACAAGGCGGACGCCCTCAAGGCCGCCGGGACGGCCCGCGAGCAGTACGAGAAGGAGCAGGCCGCCCAGACCGACGCGCGCACCGAGGAGGCGCGTGCGGACACCGAGACCAAGCGCCTGCTCGACGAGGCGGTCAAGCCCGCCACCAGCCCGGGCGACGCCGCGGCCCTGGGCCGCAGGGCCGCACTGCGGCTCGCCGAGAACGGCGGCTCGTGGACCCAGGAGTCGGCCCGGGCGGCACTGTCCGGCACCGACGAGGACGTCCGCGCCTGGCTCCGGTCCGGACGCAGGCTCGCGACCGAGCAGGACGACCGCGCGAAGGTCGCCTACGTGGCGCGGGACGGCCAGCGGCCGGAACTGCGGGCCGCGGCGACCACCGCGCTGAACGGGAACGCCCAGGCCGTCGAGGCCTTCCTGACCCAGGGTCAGGACGCGGTGCAGGAGGACGACTTCCGGGTCCGGATCCTCACCGTCATGAACGGATCGGGCCGTTCGGTGAACGCGGCCGGCCAGCTCGCCCTCGACGCCCGCACCCCCCAGGCGTACCGCAGGTTCCTGGAGGTCGACCAGCACAAGGCGCGGGCCGAGGACGACCGGATCATCGCGCTGACCCTGCTGGAGTCCGGCGGGCCCCGGCTCAAGGCCGCGGCCGAGGTCGCCCTGGCCGGGCCGCCGACCGTGCTGCGCGCCTTCGTCACCACCACCCAGTTCCGGGCGTTCAAGTCCGACACCGACACCGTGGTCCACGTCGCCGACATCCAGCGGATCATCGCCGACGCCGCCGCCGACGCCGCGACGGCCCGGCAGTACGCCGCCGAGGCCGGCGAGGTGGCGGCGTACGCCCGCGACCAGGCGACCGAGGCCGGCCTGTACGCCGACCAGGCCCGGGTCGCCTCCGGCCAGGCCCAGGGCTACGCGGGCCAGGCCCGCGAGTCGTCCCGGCAGGCGGACGAGTCCGCCCAGCGGGCGGCGGCCTCGGCCGCGCAGGCCAAGGAGGCCGCGAAGACCGCCCAGGCCGATGCCCGGACGGCGGCGAAGTCCGCCTCCGATGCGACCACTTCGGCGAGCCGCGCGACGACGCACGCACGGTCCGCGTACGCGTCGGCGGCCTCGGCCGCCGCATCGGCCGTCGCGGCGGGCAAGGACGCGGCGGCCGCCGCCGCGGCCAGGAGCGAGGCCGAGGTGGTCCAGGCGGCCCGGATCATCGAGGAGCAGCGCGCCGCCGCCGCCGCGGCAGCCGCCGCCGCTGCCGCCGCCCAGCAGCCGGCCCCCGTGCCGCCGCAGAACCCGAGCCTCATCCCGCTCCAGGGCCGCGGCACGGACGCTCCGTTCAGCGACCAGGACGACCGGAACCTGCACCCGCCCTACGACGACCCCAACGCCTTCGAGAAGGCGCGCAACCTCGTGAGGATGGGGATGACCCAGGTCGGGATCACGGGGGCGAAGGGCGTCTTCTGCGGCATCGGGCTCAAGCTGAGCTGCCCGCTGTTCAACCACTGGGACGACGGCTCCGGCAAGCCCTACGTGCTCAACGAGACGCAGATGAAGGACGTCTACGGCGACACCGCGCTGCAGGCGGAGCTGAACCGCGAGGCGATGCGCTACGCCCAGTCCGCGGCGGAGAAGTGCGGCGGACCCGCCGGGACCACCTGCCGCGTCAGCCTCGACAGCAAGTGGATGGGCTTCAAGTTCGAGAGTTACAACTCGGACAAGTTCTTCGCGTTCCGGGGCATCGACTACCGGATCACCGCGGACAACCTGACCGCGACGGTGGGTTCGGACGGCTCGGTCCGGCTCGCCGGCGACTACGATTTCGAGATCAGCAAGGCCTACAACTTCGACCGGGGCGAGAGCATCGCGGGCATCAGCTTCGACCTCCTTGCCGAGGCACCCAGTTGGGGCATGGCCCGGGACTACACCGTCACCGGCAAGACACGCGGCTCTCTGGGGGTCAGCAACAAGTGA
- a CDS encoding MarR family winged helix-turn-helix transcriptional regulator has translation MTPSTTASAAPAVAPTPGADPDGPLLIELLTVAQRRLARGLATQLEAEGCTLDQWRVMRALTGDAGQSMGELAQALLIPQASLSRIVDALAEAGWVYRRQDEQDRRRFTAHLSRRGHTRLARLDALAAAHDAAVRAACGTADPGPLLRHLTEA, from the coding sequence ATGACACCTTCCACGACCGCCTCCGCCGCCCCCGCCGTCGCTCCCACGCCCGGTGCGGACCCCGACGGGCCGCTGCTGATCGAGCTCCTCACGGTCGCCCAGCGCCGCCTGGCCCGCGGCCTCGCCACCCAGTTGGAGGCCGAGGGCTGCACCCTGGACCAGTGGCGCGTCATGCGGGCCCTCACCGGGGACGCGGGGCAGTCGATGGGCGAGCTCGCCCAGGCCCTCCTCATCCCGCAGGCCAGCCTCAGCCGCATCGTCGACGCCCTCGCCGAGGCCGGCTGGGTCTACCGCCGCCAGGACGAGCAGGACCGCCGCCGGTTCACCGCCCACCTCTCCCGCCGCGGCCACACCCGCCTCGCCCGCCTCGACGCCCTCGCCGCCGCCCACGACGCCGCCGTCCGCGCGGCCTGCGGAACCGCCGACCCGGGGCCCCTGCTGAGGCACCTCACCGAGGCCTAG
- a CDS encoding substrate-binding domain-containing protein, protein MSADVKLLEPLDALHLPREVPALRVGLVVPQSGPLGLTGPSALDGALLAAHEVNAGGGVRGLPLELVLVDGGGTPAAVAGEVALLLDAGAVDTVAGCHSSDVHRALEAVVAGRAAYVFTPPHEGGTRRPGVVCTGTDPVRQLDGVIERLTARHRLRRWALVGNDYIWPRAVHRAAEAAVLRAGAGVVLERHLPFGTAERELEPLLDALREARADALMLSLIGADLVRFNRVLRRSGLDRRLVRLSGALEENSLLAYGGDDTGTLYAAMPSFVSLAEERRLRLAEQHRAVFGPYAPVLDAYAEGLYDGVHLLAALASRGELVPAGGLARAAARLLHGDGAAVRRAWARAPLGPAREGVHLARAEGLGFTVLW, encoded by the coding sequence ATGAGCGCCGATGTGAAGCTGTTGGAGCCCCTCGACGCGCTGCACCTCCCCCGCGAGGTGCCGGCGCTCCGGGTGGGCCTGGTCGTGCCGCAGTCCGGACCGCTGGGGCTGACCGGGCCGTCGGCGCTGGACGGCGCGCTGCTGGCCGCGCACGAGGTGAACGCGGGCGGCGGGGTGCGCGGACTGCCGCTGGAGCTGGTGCTGGTGGACGGCGGCGGCACGCCGGCCGCGGTGGCCGGCGAGGTGGCGCTGCTGCTGGACGCCGGGGCGGTGGACACGGTGGCCGGCTGCCACTCCAGCGACGTGCACCGGGCCCTGGAGGCGGTGGTGGCGGGGCGGGCCGCGTACGTGTTCACGCCGCCGCACGAGGGCGGCACCCGCCGGCCCGGGGTGGTCTGCACGGGGACGGACCCGGTCCGGCAGCTGGACGGGGTGATCGAGCGGCTCACCGCCCGTCACCGGCTGCGCCGTTGGGCGCTGGTCGGCAACGACTACATCTGGCCGCGCGCGGTGCACCGGGCCGCCGAGGCGGCGGTGCTGCGGGCCGGGGCCGGGGTGGTGCTGGAACGGCACCTGCCGTTCGGCACCGCGGAGCGGGAGCTGGAGCCGCTGCTGGACGCGCTCCGGGAGGCCCGTGCGGACGCCCTCATGCTGAGCCTGATCGGCGCGGACCTGGTCCGGTTCAACCGGGTGCTGCGCCGCAGCGGCCTGGACCGGCGGCTGGTGCGGCTCTCCGGGGCGCTGGAGGAGAACAGCCTGCTCGCGTACGGCGGGGACGACACCGGGACGCTGTACGCGGCGATGCCGTCGTTCGTCTCGCTGGCCGAGGAGCGGCGGCTGCGGCTGGCCGAGCAGCACCGCGCGGTGTTCGGGCCGTACGCGCCGGTGCTGGACGCGTACGCGGAGGGCCTCTACGACGGGGTGCACCTGCTGGCGGCGCTCGCGTCGCGCGGCGAGCTGGTGCCGGCGGGCGGGCTGGCGCGGGCGGCGGCGAGGCTGCTGCACGGGGACGGCGCGGCGGTCCGGCGGGCCTGGGCCCGGGCGCCGCTGGGGCCGGCCAGGGAGGGCGTGCACCTGGCGCGGGCGGAGGGGCTGGGGTTCACGGTCCTCTGGTGA
- a CDS encoding APC family permease, which produces MSEASAPQNIESYGYRQELRRSLRFTDLLVYGLVFMVPIAPFGIFGSVFQGSGGMVALAYVLGMVAMMFTALSYAQMSRAFPMAGSVYTYAGRGISPPVGFLSGWMILLDYVLVPGLLYLIAGVAMNSLVPSVPVWLWLVGFVLLNTAVNYLGVEMTSKVNKAMLVGELIVLLVFVGFGLAALAAGKGRGFDFTPVYNSQTFSWSLVFGAVSVAVLSFLGFDGISTLAEENRDSARAIGRSMIAALLLAGSLFIAQTWIASLLVPAPDALIAQGDPDGTAFYDAARTAAGGWLATLTAAATAVAWGFANSLVAQAATSRLLYAMARDRQLPAFLAKVHPRHRVPVNATLLTAGVSLVLGLYMASREDGITLLSTLVNFGALTTFLVLHVSVVVHYVVRRRSRDWWRHLIAPVLGFAILAYVVVNADIAAQRLGFVWMGLGALVLTGLVLTGRRPRLAVAADPATDPATAPAPGGSPYV; this is translated from the coding sequence ATGTCCGAAGCATCAGCACCCCAGAACATCGAGAGCTACGGCTACAGACAGGAACTGCGCCGCTCCCTGCGCTTCACCGATCTGCTGGTCTACGGGCTGGTGTTCATGGTGCCCATCGCGCCGTTCGGCATCTTCGGCAGCGTCTTCCAGGGCTCCGGCGGCATGGTCGCGCTGGCGTACGTGCTCGGGATGGTGGCGATGATGTTCACCGCCCTGTCGTACGCGCAGATGTCGCGGGCCTTCCCGATGGCCGGTTCGGTGTACACCTATGCGGGACGCGGCATCTCACCGCCCGTCGGGTTCCTGTCCGGCTGGATGATCCTGCTGGACTACGTGCTGGTGCCCGGCCTGCTCTACCTGATCGCCGGGGTGGCGATGAACTCGCTGGTGCCCTCGGTGCCGGTCTGGCTCTGGCTGGTCGGCTTCGTGCTGCTCAACACCGCCGTCAACTACCTGGGCGTCGAGATGACGTCGAAGGTCAACAAGGCGATGCTGGTCGGCGAGCTGATCGTGCTGCTGGTGTTCGTCGGCTTCGGCCTGGCGGCGCTGGCCGCCGGCAAGGGCCGGGGCTTCGACTTCACCCCGGTCTACAACTCGCAGACGTTCTCGTGGAGCCTGGTGTTCGGCGCGGTGTCGGTGGCGGTGCTGAGCTTCCTCGGCTTCGACGGCATCTCCACCCTCGCCGAGGAGAACCGCGACTCCGCCCGGGCGATCGGCCGCTCGATGATCGCCGCACTGCTGCTCGCCGGTTCGCTGTTCATCGCGCAGACCTGGATCGCCTCCCTGCTCGTGCCGGCCCCGGACGCGCTGATCGCCCAGGGGGACCCGGACGGCACCGCGTTCTACGACGCGGCCAGGACCGCCGCCGGCGGCTGGCTCGCCACACTGACGGCCGCGGCCACCGCCGTGGCGTGGGGCTTCGCCAACTCGCTGGTCGCCCAGGCCGCGACCTCCCGGCTGCTGTACGCGATGGCGCGCGACCGGCAGCTGCCCGCGTTCCTCGCCAAGGTCCACCCGCGCCACCGCGTCCCGGTGAACGCCACCCTGCTGACCGCGGGCGTCTCGCTGGTCCTCGGCCTCTACATGGCCTCGCGCGAGGACGGCATCACGCTGCTCTCCACCCTCGTCAACTTCGGCGCGCTGACCACCTTCCTCGTGCTGCACGTCTCGGTGGTGGTGCACTACGTCGTGCGGCGCCGCAGCCGGGACTGGTGGCGCCACCTGATCGCGCCGGTCCTCGGGTTCGCGATCCTCGCCTACGTCGTCGTCAACGCGGACATCGCCGCCCAGCGGCTCGGCTTCGTCTGGATGGGGCTCGGCGCGCTGGTGCTGACCGGGCTGGTGCTCACCGGGCGCCGCCCCCGCCTGGCCGTGGCCGCCGACCCCGCCACCGACCCCGCCACCGCGCCCGCGCCCGGCGGCTCCCCGTACGTCTAG